The DNA segment GTTGCATGATCTCAACCCCGTCTTTACGCAGGGATTTTTTAATCAAATAATTCCCGAGTAAGGGCGGCACCCAAAAGTCCGGTTCAAATTCCATGCGGTAATAAATTCGGGTTTGTTCATTACCGACTGAATGTGATTGCCCTTTCGCTACTACCGGTTTTTTGACCGCTTCCAATTCCCAGGTAGTCACATTCCATTTCACGTTGTTGCTCAATTCGGGATCCAGAGTGGTTACAATTTTTTTCGGCTCACTCAATTCAATGCGTTCGACTTTTTCCATACTGCGACAAAAAAAAGCGATACACCCGTAAATATGGGTATACACACGGGCCTTCCCCTGGGCATCCGGAGTGATGTCCTGACTGTGCACAATGCCGCGGGAAAACTGGTGCAAACTGTTGTAATCGGCCAGAATTCGATACATGCTGTCGACAGGCGCATCGACTTGTAAGGTGCTATCCAGATAATAGCGTTTGCCCTTGCGTTCAACTTCCATTTTGGTCATCTCAACCGCAGCGGCTGGTACCACCAGCAGGCAGGCACACAGCACCATCAGGCTGTGACAAGCGCTGTTGTGTAATTTCAATCTATCCACCGAACAGGTCTTTCAATTTGTCTTTGGCTTTTTGTTCCAACT comes from the Gammaproteobacteria bacterium genome and includes:
- a CDS encoding SRPBCC family protein, whose amino-acid sequence is MKLHNSACHSLMVLCACLLVVPAAAVEMTKMEVERKGKRYYLDSTLQVDAPVDSMYRILADYNSLHQFSRGIVHSQDITPDAQGKARVYTHIYGCIAFFCRSMEKVERIELSEPKKIVTTLDPELSNNVKWNVTTWELEAVKKPVVAKGQSHSVGNEQTRIYYRMEFEPDFWVPPLLGNYLIKKSLRKDGVEIMQRMEAHAQGLYPIDREKNSKRNFPQFEVLLPDQVELTKDEHSEDNDSGDNTAVIKPTAPEKPTPAPKDTD